The proteins below are encoded in one region of Sphaerodactylus townsendi isolate TG3544 linkage group LG06, MPM_Stown_v2.3, whole genome shotgun sequence:
- the LOC125435265 gene encoding probable serine/threonine-protein kinase samkC, whose amino-acid sequence MYIDMLFPLTLCVLWGLLGVVGAQNESATFSLKGRPTVELQFRGSRCYYFCGATKHLENPVENVPSRTTRENANVATSHSRSSAMPSVVTRPAMSSLARTVQKTNGTSFPEARLEVFGTLVPCGLRNTVQETVRMSQRKVDRQEIGSAQLQNQAQPRRVPSRPVYRPKPPSGSKPLKPKPKPKPKPNDGSSGSDFGGSNNFGGSDNNNNDNNETSNSSNGGDSTHWTNFPILVLGLAGLLVVLQVS is encoded by the exons ATGTACATTGACATGCTATTCCCGTTGACCCTGTGCGTTCTCTGGGGTCTTCTGGGTGTGGTTGGTGCTCAGAATGAAAGCG CTACGTTCTCTTTGAAAGGGCGCCCAACAGTGGAGCTGCAATTTAGGGGAAGTAGATGTTACTACTTCTGTGGAGCAACCAAGCACCTGGAGAATCCTGTGGAGAATGTACCATCCAGAACCACGCGTGAGAATGCAAACGTTGCCACATCTCACAGCAGAAGTAGTGCTATGCCATCCGTTGTAACCAGGCCTGCAATGAGTAGTCTGGCTCGAACTGTTCAGAAAACAAATGGGACCTCTTTTCCTGAAGCCAGATTGGAAGTCTTTGGAACCCTGGTGCCCTGCGGTTTAAGAAACACTGTGCAGGAAACAGTGAGGATGAGCCAAAGAAAAGTGGATAGGCAGGAAATTGGGTCAGCACAGTTGCAGAACCAAGCTCAGCCTCGTCGAGTCCCCTCCCGTCCTGTCTACAGACCCAAACCTCCTTCAGGGTCTAAACCTCTGAAACCTAAGCCCAAACCTAAACCTAAGCCAAATGATGGATCAAGTGGATCTGATTTTGGGGGTAGCAACAATTTTGGGGGTAGCGACAACAATAACAATGATAACAATGAGACAAGCAATAGTAGTAATGGTGGGGACTCAACACACTGGACCAACTTCCCAATCCTCGTTCTTGGCCTTGCCGGACTACTGGTGGTTCTCCAGGTCTCCTAA